The Colletes latitarsis isolate SP2378_abdomen chromosome 1, iyColLati1, whole genome shotgun sequence genomic interval AAACGGAAATGAGTCAAAACTAGTTCCATATTTAACATGTTAAATATttacataatatttataatagttAAATATTcggataatttttaaattgtattccCTGATTATTTAAATCATTAAAGTTTGAATCTCATTCTACGCGAATTTTCGAAAAAAGATTCGTCACTCAACGACTTCGTCAGTAGCTTTCGAAACGCAGGCAAGGGTAGTTCGTACGAATGTGTTCTCTCCACCAAAAGTGCTTTAAGTATCGTATAATATCTATAAAAATTACTAAGATGGGCTTACTTCGTTACTGTGAAGTGTCTAGTGTGATAAAAAGTGAGTATTTGACAAGAAATATGATAATTGTGAAAGGGATCGAAGACAAATGTTTCATGGTCCCGCTTGTTCACTCAATGTCCTACTTCCAATTTGCGCGCGAAAGCTTAGCTGATAGGGTGAGTACTTTGTCCGTTTTTAGAATTGTTTCCTTCTTTTTAGTCGAATTTAGTATAAAGAATTAATAAACAGATATTACATGTTCCGTACGGTGAATTGAAACATTCAGGAAGAACGATAATGTCAGCCTCTTGTTGCTTCGCACGTTCGATGAACGAAACCGCTCGCGCAATGTTCGTAGATTTATTTTCGCCAACGGCGAGCTGTACTAGCGCCAAACGAAATGCTGGAAAAAATGTTGGCAAAATTAAATACGTTCTGTAGCATATTCTATTGTGTCTCGTCAGCAATATTCCAGAAAAAGTAAGCATACATACTCGACATTGTCCGTAATCCTTGTTTTACGATGTTTGCGCGTAGCATGATATTTTTTCAGGTTATGTATGAACGCTTACTTGGTATATCAGGTATTACGTAAGCAAACTACATTTAGAAATAACTCGTTTATGATAATGTTCGTAGATAACCTTTTCAAGTCAAATATAGACAATAATCTGTCAAATAATTATCACTATACAATTTTGTAAAGtggttatttaaaataataacttAAATATCCAAAATCGAACTTACATTAATGTACCTCTGCGTTTCGTAATTTTCTAGCTAAGGGTAagaaagaaaatataattttgtaaaaataagttttatTACAAAATGTGTATAAACAAAATTGTACAATTCATCGCGAAAGTAAAATAATAGAGTACGTTCCCGAAAAGTGTTATCGTTTGTTGGAAGATCGAGATCTTGATCTTCTTCGTTTTTTATGTTTTCGTTTCTCCGTCGAATCTCTCGATTTTCTATCTCtcgttttctctctctctttatcTTTTTTCTTATGTTTTTTGCTTGCTCTTTCCGGTGAACTGTCTTGTTTTTTGTGTTTCTTTGACTTCTTAGACTTTTTCGCTTTTTTTAATTCGTGCGAATCACTGCTACTGGATCTGCTTctatcttttttcttttttttcccgtGATCGCTAGTGCTATCGTTATCACTGACGGATTCCGAGTATCTTTTCCGACTTTTCGATTTTTTGTCATCTATTTTATTATGTTTGTCCTTTTCTTGCTTAgtacttttctttctttttccatCAACATTACGTCTATCATCGTCGTCGCTACTTTCAGAATGTTCGGAAGAAGATCGTTTCTTTTTAACTGCTTTATGCTTGAGTTCCTTAGATTCTTTATCTTTATACTCTTCGTATTTCTTCGCATCTGAAATCAACCCCATAAAACACTAAAGGCTAAAATCTCTATATTTATCAAACTTTTTGTAAATAATTGAGAGACCTTTAAAACAATTAATGAAATCTTTCGATATTTATAATACCGTTAAAAAATTCGTTATATCAGTATTTTCGTATAAATATAAGCGTATTTTTTTGTTTCAAAAGTCCCTTGGTGAAAGTTAACTATCCATACTAACTtagaacttttgcatttttcgaatactccgATTTAGTGACTGGCTGCACCATGAATTCATTGACGGATATAGAATTTCCTCCCAGAGCCAGTTTTATTATAAGTCTTCCCGCGTCGTCATCGAATCCCTCTATCTGACCATAATTATTGCTTTGTTTTCCAGCTATGATTTTTACGAAAGTTCCCTTCTCAATTTTGAGCTCTTCGTCTGGTTTTTTAGAatctttactttttttttgaGATGTTACTTTGTCAGCTCCAAGGCCCATGCCTTTTGGACGTAATTCTGGTATAACAGCGGCCACAAGCCTGTAGCAATGATAATAAGAAATAACAGAATGAAAGTATGCTCTCCAATTATcttacaatatatgtattaaacATACAATCTTATTTAAAACAAAGAGCATACTTTTCATTTTTCCCAATGCCTTTTCCAGGCTGCCAACCCATTCCTCGTAACATTGCTATTCCAAAAGCATCTACAGgaattttttcataatcttCTAACGACGACTGAAAAAATGAAACTAGTAGAATAgtagaatatacatatatttaatgATAACATACTCAATTCAACTGCTAATTTTACCTGTTCTTTGCCTCTTAATGATTGATCTTCTACTATTGGCAAAGTCAAAGAATTTGTTTTAGTTTCTTGTTTCTCGTTAGATTTAAGTTCTTCGATAATTTCTTTAGCTGCCTGCTCTTCTAAAGTAACAactttattttcattattctCCCCAGGCTCCTGCTTTATTATTACACTATCTTTTGACAATGTGTTTCCATTTGTCAACTCTGGCTGTTCTTCCTGCTTAGTATCCACCGGTTCCTCCTTAACCGCTTTAGGTTCAAAAATGTCAGCATCAATTTTGTTGACAATCCTATCGTGCCAGGTTTTAGAACCCAGTAGAGGTATAATAAGAGGTTCATCCTTCTTCTCTTCTTTACTAAAATAAGAAACGCTTCTGAAGATTTCTTTTGTAGCAGTTAATGTGTAGTTACTTTTTTAGGTTATGTTGAGGTTAGGTATTCGTGTTAGTTATTACCGTTTAACTTACCctattactttaatatttttctcATCGAGACACTCAATGTAATCGATCTTTTTTTGCTCCTGTGGCACGATACTCTTTAAAACAGGTTTTTTAAGGGACTTCGCGAAGCCAAAGGAAATCTTCTTTCCTTCTTCTGCCATTTTTTTTGTAATCAGAAGACTGTGTCTACAGTCGatacatttaaaatataaataaatatccaCTTAAATTATTTACATTGATTCACGACCATGGTTCAGTAATCAATTTAGAGTAAATTGAGAATTATTTAAACATTGTTCAAGTGATACGTCCATGAACCTACACGAAAACGTAACGTTCAAAAGTCACTAACCTACTGTAACCTACTAGTGATGTATAGTGAGCAGTTCGTATTTTTGTTTAATGGATCAATAGTATACGTTCACATGGAACGAACATTTCCCTTGGAACCGCGTGTAAACGTACCTTAAGGAATGTTTCCGGTAAGTAATTGGACAATTTTTTGATTTAAACGAATTGGAAGCTTTGGTGACAATTTTAGTTGACATTAGTTCTCTATGAAATGTAAACAACAATGTTTTCTGATTATATTTAGGATTCATTACATAATAAATTGTTGGTACCGCGAAGGACTTTTATTTATTGTTATCTTTGTACTACAGACGTTTGATTCTACCCTAATTTATGCACCGCGGCGCATGACAGCGCTATTATGTATTATGTTGCTCGCAATTCATTCAGGGCTATTCTATTTTTTGTCTGTGTACtctctatttctttttttacacCCAGCGAATTATTTCACGGATACACAAAGTGAAACCGATTTGCTTCTACATTgataacatttttattattacagCAAGTAGAATATACAACAAAAGTTTCATCGTTCATTTTAAGATGATCCCTTGTACCTACACACACGTATAAATGAAACGCTTTACCcttgaaatttgtttatttattcagGTTCAGCGAATAAGGTCATGTTACGACCCAACCCAAGTTTTCCTCTCCCAGAATGTTCGAAAAACATAGCGCACCGATTATAGCGAGCAACGTGTTATCGCGGTGTGCCAGAATCGGCATATTTCTGCACGTACAATGGAAAAAGTTATAGGATTCTTGTTGCACGTTCCAGGAAACTGGTTTTCCAGAATTCCACCGTTAAAGATGTCGCGTTAACCCGTTACTCTGCTCGTTTCGATAAACTTGCCCGAACGATTTTCTTCGATCCTCTTGGCGCGTCTCGGAGGAAGCCATTTACTTACCTATCTTTCGGTACAAGAATTACAGTTAAAAACGGCGACCAATTGAGAACGGTAGTTAAGGTCTATCCAGGTAGAGGGGTGAGCGTGTTTTAGTAGCTACAAGAGCACGGTATGCAGATACGAAGCCGGGGTAAACCGGGAAGCCGTAGTTCGTCGAGCGTAGTAATCGTAGTAGCTTCGGACAGTCAACGACATTCGGAAGCCGCGGACACTCTGGTATTCAGGTAAAACCATTTCTCTCGATTTTAACAATTGACTTGTTTTTTTACTTGCTTCGAAATTCGGTACGTTCCTTCCGTTAATTTTATATTGATTCCTCGAAATCCCAAATCAATTCCTTTTTGCGTAGACCATGCATGGAACTCGCGTTGTTTCCCTCAGTTTTGACAGACGATcagtttaataaattattttaacgttGTCGTAaatcttaattttattttaaccaCGTCTCGGTATCGATAGACATctaatttgtttaaattattttgattcGGTAAATTTGCTCCCTCGATTGTCGAGTCGATTTCTTTTTGTCGTAAGTTACACAGGAAGGCagattttcttttcatttatccATTTATTCACCGAGTTATAAGTGGTCCTACAACTTGTACCCGAAATTTAAAACTTTTCATTATTTTACAATGATGTTAACTACAAGTAAACAAAGTTAATAAAGGGCTCGTGTAATTTGTCTTTGTTGATATTTTAAAAACTCGTATTTTGTGTAAAGGGGGATTCAAAAGTCTATGTTTCTTAAACAACGTAGTCTCGTAGCTAAGTTCGCCGCTATTTCGATAAATCATCGCCATGAGCAAGCAATTAGATAATTCCAGCGACGTTACGGTATTTCGGAGTCGTTTTTTATCTGTCTCCATCGTCGAAATCTTGATCCCAGACCTGGCAATTAAGGAACCGACCGAAATGTAATTGCAAAGTAAAACGGTCCCGGAACGACTGGTAACTGTAAAACAGAGAGTAGAACCGTGTGATGCCGATGCTAACGGAGAAGATCCTCCTAAAGATTTGTTCCGCTATGGCAACGCAAGAAGTCCTATTCTTTACTTCCTTGTTTttttttcgagggtatatccgtAGCCTGACGTTCTGCAAACCGTGTGAGGCGCACGCTAAGAGACCATGACAAAGACAGAATACCGGTCGGAACCGATCCGCCTTCGTCGATGTTTCGGATTCGCCGTTATTAAGACAATAACAGACGCGACGCGCGAGACGGTTAGGCCAGTAAACTACCGTCTCGACGGTCACCGGTGTTTACCGTGCGATAAATTTTTTGCTCCGTTTCGAATCGAACCGAACCTAAACGCTTCGATACTGAGCTCAGTTGTCGTATCGCCGTTGACCGGACCACTCGAAATAAACTGTGATTTCTATTCCGCTAGTGATATCGGTCCCATACTTTTGTACCTCATCTTTCCTCCTCGTACGCCAGTGGTCCACGTCCCTGACTCCGAAACCATCATCCATTCTTCGACAGTCGTCACAAATAATAATCTCCAAACTACCAGAACGTTACATTGTTTCGGTGAAATAAACTCACACAATACGTTATGTATTATCAGATGGCAGCAGAATGGATTTATGGTTACAAGAGCGTGCGAAACATTAGAGTATCGGTATAAATATGAAAGTTCATTTTGCACCAGCAACGTGTTAGTTTCTGATATCAATGGAAAACACACTGTCCACGGTTACAGTGGAATTTTTGGCGTGGTTCCATTGTCGCTCGAAATTTCATAACCGGAATCGGTATCCAGTTCGATGGTGCATTGAACTCTCGTTGTTTCGTGTGTAGAGCGCGAACGGTTGCACATTCTATTAGCAACTCGAATTCTAGTTCGATTTCGCGGGGAAGAATGCCACCGTAAATGTAGTCGAGTGAACAATCGTGCGACCGGATCTACGTGTTGCCCGGAACTCGGTATAATACCGCGGAAACGGCTGGGGAAATTATATTTGTTATGGGGAATCGGACACTGACGGTTCTACAGCCGAGGACGATCTCATCTGACCGCGTGGCTACCGGACGGAACGGTCATTAAACGTCCGTCGTCGTGTTTTCACAGTTTCGTCGTTTCGGTGAAAGCTCCGATTGGTATTCATGCTTTATTTAAACCAACGATCGTTTCTGCGTCGTTGCGTCTCGCCATTCGATCGTCAGAAGCTTCGATCTACATTCCGTACAATATCAAACGAGCTTCGGTACACAGgattaaatatttctcaagcCCGAGTTTAATTTCTGCACGATCGTTATAATTTCCGTTTCTTTCAGATAAACATGCGCCTATTCCTGAGAATATACCCGTTGCTGTTTCTGCTGTCGGCAATCAACGCGACGGGGATAGGCAAAGCATGGCAGGTCGTTCCGCAAACGACCGATCATTGGAGTCATCCAACATGGCCGCGATCGGACGCTTCCGCTTTCGAAGTACGCAGCGTGAGCGGCGTCGGTCGCCTGGACCCGCCGGAAAACGCTCAGAGGGCCTCGAAATTCGATAAGACCGAGTCGATAAAGTCGAACGTCGTTCCTCCGACCGAGCGTTCTTTTTTACCGATCGAAAGTTCGCGCCATCGTTTCGAACGGTTCCTTGAGAACCGCGATGATTCGAACGACGGGCTCGAGGACGTCGAAACGGGAATCTTGATGGCGTTCCTGCGGCCGGAAGACAACGAAGACGGGCCGGAAGTGGCGAGAGTTCGACGCGACGCGGAGAACGAGACGAAGATGGAGCAGATCGCGAGCGCGAAGAACGTTCGGGAGGTCCGTTTGAGTTCACCGGAGACCTCCTGGTCGACCCAGCCGCTCTCCATAGAGTTCTCGCGTCGCGGTGGTTTGGACCAGATGATCCAACAGACGGTGGACGACGAGGAGAGTCCTAACGCGAGAAGCTACCACGCTCCGCGGGCGGATTTCGTGACCAGTCATCATAGAAGGAGCTACGATCACCGGGAGGCCCGGGACATGCCGGTGACTAGAGGCTACGACGAGTACGACTTCCCCTGGTACAGGAACGCCGCGAGGGAACGAGACTACGATCCTCTGAGCTACCGTCGCGGGTACAGCTACTACTACCCCGATCGCTACAGAATGGAGAGAGAATACTACATGCGTATGCCTCAGGATTATTCTTACTACTACGACCGATACAGGGACGAGGATCTGGACCTCTACGGAAGGAGCAGACCGACGCCGAAACCGAAGAGGATCATCTATTACGCGACGCTTCCAGAGATCGTCAGGAAACCGGTGGACCTGAGGAACTATCCAAGACCCTACGACGCAAACAGAACGCCTGTCTCGAGGGACGGGACTTACAAACGCATCCCAGGTAACGTGGACCCCAGCAGATATCGGTACAGACACCTGTACGACGGCTACGATTCCTATTCGAAGAGATCCAGCTTCGTCGACAGACCCTATCCTTATCCCGAGGATGAAAGTCGACGCAAGGCGACGCTGGAGAGCCTCCGCAATAACGATCCGTTCGATCAGAACGACAGGAAGCTGGCTAATCAGGTGTCGGTTAGAAACGAAGGGAAATTACCTTGGCCGGTGCAGATCGGCACCGAGGTTAGCGTGAAGGACGACGAAAGGATCCCTGGAAGGAAGATATTCGGGGATAGCAACGGTTACGAGAGATTCCAGAGCGCACAGCTGCAAAAGGCGCCGGATGCCACTGGCTCCAGCGAGCTCCAGAGCGACAATTGAACAccgaattcttttttttttaatacttacaCACCTGGACGAAAAGATACTATTTTTTTCTATGAAACTTTAGCCGCGAATTTTAGTATGATCGTGTATCATCTAGGGAGCTAGGAAAATGTTGTTGTACGATCGCGTTTATTCTAATTTTTGGAGGTTTTCTTTTTGGCCCAGTTCGGTGCTTCTGCAGCCTATTTATAGAAATTAACGACGACTGTTTTTACCgaatttgctttaaaaattaaagCGAAGTATGATAAAACGTATTGTGATCCGCGGTATCTCCGTTACTTTTCCTACGTACTTATCGCTATTTATGAACTATAAACATGCTATACGCGACGTTTCGCGCATTTTATTTAAAGAGGAACGTCGGTCGTATTAATATTCACTACTATTTTATCGTAGTAGTTTTATACATTTACTCTTCATTGTACCAAATACATTGCCTAAAGAAACTTACCTACTTTGAATTCCTTCAAATACTTTTAACATCGGGTTTTGATGTGGGGGatcaatgaaaaatatttacagGGTAGGTGACGGTTTCCAATCGTTTTTATACTGCTTTTATACACACTGAATctctatattgatcgagatcgtAGACAGAGACATTAGAATCGTGTATTTAACTTTTTACCATATTGTACATTTGTTTCTTAATATACAGTTGAacgattttgaaaaatatttatggaatcgGTGCCCTTTCGATCCTCTGTTACGTCTTTATCTTTTTCATTGTCTTTTTGAACAAGAACTTCGATAAATTCTCGGAGAAATTATGTTTCCCGATTATTCGGTTCAATT includes:
- the LOC143342252 gene encoding G-patch domain and KOW motifs-containing protein-like; the encoded protein is MAEEGKKISFGFAKSLKKPVLKSIVPQEQKKIDYIECLDEKNIKVIGKEEKKDEPLIIPLLGSKTWHDRIVNKIDADIFEPKAVKEEPVDTKQEEQPELTNGNTLSKDSVIIKQEPGENNENKVVTLEEQAAKEIIEELKSNEKQETKTNSLTLPIVEDQSLRGKEQSSLEDYEKIPVDAFGIAMLRGMGWQPGKGIGKNEKLVAAVIPELRPKGMGLGADKVTSQKKSKDSKKPDEELKIEKGTFVKIIAGKQSNNYGQIEGFDDDAGRLIIKLALGGNSISVNEFMVQPVTKSEYSKNAKVLNAKKYEEYKDKESKELKHKAVKKKRSSSEHSESSDDDDRRNVDGKRKKSTKQEKDKHNKIDDKKSKSRKRYSESVSDNDSTSDHGKKKKKDRSRSSSSDSHELKKAKKSKKSKKHKKQDSSPERASKKHKKKDKEREKTRDRKSRDSTEKRKHKKRRRSRSRSSNKR
- the LOC143349271 gene encoding uncharacterized protein LOC143349271; the encoded protein is MRLFLRIYPLLFLLSAINATGIGKAWQVVPQTTDHWSHPTWPRSDASAFEVRSVSGVGRLDPPENAQRASKFDKTESIKSNVVPPTERSFLPIESSRHRFERFLENRDDSNDGLEDVETGILMAFLRPEDNEDGPEVARVRRDAENETKMEQIASAKNVREVRLSSPETSWSTQPLSIEFSRRGGLDQMIQQTVDDEESPNARSYHAPRADFVTSHHRRSYDHREARDMPVTRGYDEYDFPWYRNAARERDYDPLSYRRGYSYYYPDRYRMEREYYMRMPQDYSYYYDRYRDEDLDLYGRSRPTPKPKRIIYYATLPEIVRKPVDLRNYPRPYDANRTPVSRDGTYKRIPGNVDPSRYRYRHLYDGYDSYSKRSSFVDRPYPYPEDESRRKATLESLRNNDPFDQNDRKLANQVSVRNEGKLPWPVQIGTEVSVKDDERIPGRKIFGDSNGYERFQSAQLQKAPDATGSSELQSDN